In Vicinamibacteria bacterium, the genomic stretch CCTCGCCGCTCATCGCGAAGAAGACTACCGCCGCACCACGAGCTTGGAATCGACGCTCTTGACGCCATCCACCGACCTCGCCAGGCTCACAGCCTGGTCTTCTTCCGCCGCATTCCGAACCGTCCCGCTCAGTGTGACCTTCCCGTCGGTGGTATCCACGTTGATTTTCATCGCAGACACCACCGGATCGTCGGCCATCCTCATCTTGATCGCCGCGGTGATGCTCGCATCCGTGGCCGCATCACCCACCTGCTGAGTGGCTTCCTTGGCGCCCGCTCCTACGGCAAT encodes the following:
- a CDS encoding BON domain-containing protein, which produces MNKLRFSIPFICLAAFLASGCTATKNTGIAVGAGAKEATQQVGDAATDASITAAIKMRMADDPVVSAMKINVDTTDGKVTLSGTVRNAAEEDQAVSLARSVDGVKSVDSKLVVRR